A genomic window from Tolypothrix sp. PCC 7910 includes:
- the alr gene encoding alanine racemase: protein MLSSKEITGVASGQEFNTYGWLCQRAWVEIDLAALSHNVRQLVSLLSSQTQLMAVVKADAYGHGAVSVAKTALESGASWLGVATVPEGIQLREAGIKAPILILGAIQTPEQIQAIAQWKLQPTLCSPKQALVFSNTLEATQHSSPLPVHIKLDTGMSRLGTNWQQTGEFVRLVKSLPHLTIASIYSHLATADDPDTTIMKEQHRRFEEAISQIKAMGIEPPCLHLANSAATLADSSLHYNIVRVGLAVYGLYPSDHLQNTINLQPVLQVKARITQVKTISAGTGVSYGHQFIAPQELRIAVVGIGYADGVPRHLSNNMQVLIRGQRIPQIGTITMDQLMVDVSTIPDIQEGEVVTLLGKEGKEQISANDWAEKLKTISWEILCGFKHRLPRIAMN, encoded by the coding sequence ATGTTAAGTAGCAAAGAAATTACGGGAGTAGCTTCTGGGCAAGAATTTAATACGTATGGCTGGTTGTGCCAACGTGCTTGGGTAGAAATTGATTTAGCAGCGTTATCACATAATGTCCGGCAATTAGTCAGCTTACTATCCTCACAAACCCAACTGATGGCAGTTGTCAAAGCTGATGCTTATGGACATGGTGCAGTTAGTGTTGCCAAAACAGCATTGGAATCAGGTGCTAGTTGGTTGGGAGTCGCTACAGTTCCAGAAGGGATTCAACTGCGAGAAGCAGGTATTAAAGCTCCAATTTTAATATTAGGTGCGATTCAAACTCCTGAACAAATTCAGGCGATCGCTCAGTGGAAACTCCAACCAACATTGTGCAGCCCTAAGCAAGCTTTAGTATTTTCCAACACTCTAGAAGCAACACAACATAGTTCTCCTTTACCTGTACATATCAAATTAGACACGGGTATGTCTAGGTTAGGCACTAATTGGCAACAAACAGGAGAGTTTGTCCGGTTGGTAAAAAGTTTACCCCATCTGACTATTGCTAGTATTTACTCCCACCTAGCAACAGCAGATGATCCAGACACCACAATCATGAAAGAACAGCATAGACGATTTGAGGAAGCGATCTCTCAAATCAAAGCTATGGGAATAGAACCACCTTGCTTGCACTTGGCTAATTCAGCCGCGACTCTTGCAGATTCTAGCTTGCACTACAACATTGTGCGTGTTGGTTTAGCTGTTTATGGACTCTACCCATCTGACCATTTACAAAATACCATCAACCTCCAGCCAGTTTTGCAAGTGAAGGCGCGTATCACCCAAGTGAAAACTATTAGTGCTGGAACTGGCGTTAGCTACGGACACCAATTTATTGCCCCTCAAGAACTCCGGATTGCAGTTGTGGGTATTGGCTACGCTGATGGTGTTCCCCGTCATCTTTCAAATAATATGCAGGTGTTAATTCGTGGTCAGCGTATACCCCAAATTGGCACAATTACAATGGATCAGTTGATGGTCGATGTGAGTACTATCCCCGACATCCAAGAAGGAGAAGTAGTCACGCTATTGGGAAAAGAGGGTAAAGAACAAATCTCTGCTAACGATTGGGCAGAGAAATTAAAGACTATTTCTTGGGAAATCCTCTGTGGGTTCAAGCATCGTTTACCTCGCATAGCAATGAATTAG
- a CDS encoding transposase family protein, with amino-acid sequence MISIFDYIQKYPRRAKQLLGISYDQFTDLVNYAKNSHEEEQLKLEQKKVRIHRRGGGRKELLSIPEQVCLCLFYLRQIPTFEVLGIMFGISKTLSNDTFHYWRKILRKILPSSLIEQVENKEGDLLIIQEILTNFKLLVDSVEQPIDRPSDNEEQKKFFSGKKKQHTIKNQIVSLPEGKDIIDVTVGSPGPTADIKLFREQQTKFDEKQEFTGDKAYQGGNNITTPHKKKRKQQLNEQQKEENKALSSKRIFVEHLIRIVKIFQVASQRFRLNADVYNEIVLLVCGLVRLRIGTFVLPNSAIN; translated from the coding sequence ATGATTAGTATATTTGATTATATACAAAAGTATCCACGAAGAGCAAAGCAACTTTTGGGGATTAGTTATGACCAATTTACTGACCTTGTAAACTATGCTAAAAACAGTCATGAAGAAGAACAACTCAAATTGGAACAGAAGAAAGTTAGAATACATCGTCGTGGAGGTGGACGCAAAGAATTATTATCCATCCCAGAACAAGTATGTTTGTGCTTGTTTTATCTGAGACAAATACCCACATTTGAAGTTTTAGGAATAATGTTTGGTATATCAAAAACTTTATCTAATGATACTTTTCATTACTGGAGAAAAATATTACGTAAGATTCTCCCTTCTAGTTTAATAGAGCAAGTAGAAAATAAAGAAGGAGATTTGCTCATTATACAAGAAATATTAACGAATTTTAAGTTGCTAGTTGATAGCGTAGAACAGCCTATAGATAGACCATCTGACAACGAAGAACAGAAAAAGTTCTTTTCGGGAAAGAAAAAACAGCATACTATAAAAAACCAGATAGTTTCCTTGCCAGAGGGAAAAGATATTATTGATGTTACAGTAGGCTCTCCAGGGCCAACAGCAGACATAAAATTATTTAGAGAGCAACAAACAAAATTTGATGAAAAACAAGAATTTACGGGAGATAAAGCGTATCAAGGTGGGAATAATATTACTACCCCTCATAAGAAGAAAAGAAAACAACAATTAAATGAACAACAAAAAGAAGAAAATAAAGCTCTATCAAGTAAGCGTATATTTGTTGAGCATTTAATACGTATTGTAAAAATTTTCCAAGTGGCATCACAAAGATTTAGATTAAATGCTGATGTTTATAATGAAATAGTTTTGTTAGTTTGTGGTCTAGTAAGACTGCGAATTGGCACTTTCGTATTACCGAATAGCGCCATAAATTAG
- a CDS encoding NADH-quinone oxidoreductase subunit J — MNLAEGVQIVSFGILAVMMIGAALGVVLSSSIVYSAFLLGGVFISIAGLYLLLNGDFVAAAQVLIYVGAVNVLILFAIMLVNKRQNFAPYPSAGLRKLFTGVVSLGLFGLLSTMILATPWTYATNPVTSETSIVLIGQHFFSDFLLPFELASVLLLMAMVGAIILARREYLPDAGTTEQAQTVLTLPERPKEMAAIGNIRNDSGDTPVYRGSSRRE; from the coding sequence GTGAATCTAGCAGAAGGAGTACAGATTGTTTCCTTTGGCATACTGGCTGTAATGATGATTGGGGCAGCATTAGGCGTAGTGTTGTCTTCTAGTATCGTCTATTCAGCCTTTTTGCTGGGTGGGGTGTTTATCAGCATAGCTGGGCTGTATTTATTGCTCAATGGCGACTTTGTAGCAGCAGCACAAGTGCTGATTTATGTTGGCGCAGTTAACGTGCTGATCTTGTTTGCGATCATGTTGGTTAACAAGCGGCAGAATTTCGCACCCTATCCTAGTGCTGGACTACGGAAGCTCTTTACCGGTGTAGTCAGCTTGGGATTGTTTGGGCTTTTAAGCACAATGATCTTGGCAACTCCTTGGACTTACGCAACTAATCCTGTAACTAGCGAAACTTCCATAGTTTTAATAGGCCAGCATTTCTTCAGCGACTTCCTTCTACCTTTTGAATTGGCTTCCGTTTTGTTGTTGATGGCGATGGTGGGAGCAATTATTCTGGCACGTCGCGAATACTTACCAGATGCAGGAACTACCGAACAAGCACAAACTGTTTTAACTTTGCCAGAACGTCCTAAAGAAATGGCAGCAATCGGTAACATTCGCAATGACTCTGGCGATACTCCCGTATATCGTGGCAGTTCTCGCCGCGAATAA
- the nuoH gene encoding NADH-quinone oxidoreductase subunit NuoH, protein MNSGIDLQGTFIKSLTDLGLPPDAAKAIWMPLPMILMLIGATVGVLVATWLERKISAAAQQRIGPEYMGPFGLLVPVADGLKLVFKEDIVPAKSDPWLFTLGPIIVVIPVFLSFLIVPFGQNIVITNVGMGVFLWIALSSIQPIGLLMAGYASNNKYSLLGGLRAAAQSISYEIPLALSVLAIAMMSNSLSTVDIVNQQSGYGILGWNIWRQPAGFLIFWIAALAECERLPFDLPEAEEELVAGYQTEYAGMKFGLFYLGSYVNLILSSLLVAILYLGGWDFPIPISAIANWLGVSELNPVLQVVTASLGIIMTVLKAYLLVFVAILLRWTVPRVRIDQLLDLGWKFLLPVGLVNLLLTAALKLAFPVAFGG, encoded by the coding sequence ATGAATTCAGGAATTGACCTCCAAGGAACTTTTATTAAATCCCTCACGGATTTAGGATTACCACCAGACGCAGCCAAAGCGATTTGGATGCCTCTGCCGATGATACTGATGCTAATTGGGGCAACAGTGGGAGTATTAGTAGCTACTTGGCTAGAGCGGAAAATTTCCGCCGCAGCTCAGCAGCGGATTGGCCCGGAATACATGGGGCCTTTTGGTTTGCTGGTACCAGTTGCAGATGGTTTGAAGCTCGTCTTTAAAGAAGATATAGTACCAGCCAAGTCCGACCCCTGGCTGTTTACTCTCGGCCCCATCATTGTTGTCATTCCAGTGTTTCTGTCGTTTCTGATTGTGCCCTTTGGACAGAACATTGTGATTACAAATGTTGGCATGGGGGTCTTCTTATGGATTGCCTTATCTAGCATTCAGCCAATTGGCTTATTGATGGCTGGCTATGCATCCAATAACAAATACTCGCTCTTAGGGGGCTTAAGGGCCGCAGCGCAGTCAATTAGTTATGAAATTCCCTTGGCGCTGAGTGTGTTAGCGATCGCAATGATGTCTAACAGCCTCAGCACTGTTGATATTGTTAACCAACAATCTGGTTACGGCATTTTGGGTTGGAATATTTGGCGACAACCAGCAGGTTTCTTAATCTTTTGGATCGCCGCCCTAGCTGAGTGCGAACGCTTACCCTTTGACTTACCCGAAGCCGAAGAAGAACTAGTAGCAGGTTATCAAACAGAATATGCCGGCATGAAATTCGGTTTATTCTACCTGGGTTCCTACGTTAACTTAATCCTTTCTAGCTTACTTGTTGCTATTTTATACCTCGGTGGTTGGGATTTTCCCATTCCCATCAGTGCGATCGCTAATTGGCTAGGTGTTAGTGAACTCAATCCAGTATTGCAGGTTGTAACTGCATCTTTGGGTATTATTATGACCGTACTCAAAGCCTACTTACTAGTATTTGTCGCCATTTTGTTGCGCTGGACAGTACCACGTGTACGGATTGACCAATTGTTAGATTTAGGATGGAAGTTCTTACTACCAGTTGGTTTGGTTAATCTTCTATTAACCGCAGCCCTGAAACTAGCTTTTCCCGTCGCCTTTGGAGGTTAG
- a CDS encoding response regulator transcription factor, translating to MSLTLIGTILIVEDSPSELELMSYYLTESGYNVIPATGAKEALQKALLQQPDVIVTDVVMPGMSGFELCRFLKKNPSTERVPIVICSSKNQEIDRLWAMRQGADAYITKPFTREQLLRAIKSVAN from the coding sequence GTGAGTCTTACTTTGATTGGCACAATTCTGATTGTCGAAGATTCTCCCAGTGAATTGGAACTAATGAGTTATTATCTCACAGAAAGTGGCTACAACGTAATTCCAGCTACTGGTGCTAAAGAAGCTTTACAAAAAGCATTATTACAACAACCAGATGTGATTGTTACTGATGTAGTTATGCCGGGTATGAGTGGTTTTGAACTGTGTCGTTTCTTGAAGAAAAATCCCAGCACAGAAAGAGTTCCAATTGTAATTTGTAGTTCAAAAAATCAAGAAATTGATCGATTGTGGGCCATGAGACAAGGCGCTGATGCTTATATAACCAAACCGTTTACGCGAGAGCAACTTTTACGTGCTATCAAATCAGTAGCAAATTGA
- the ndhI gene encoding NAD(P)H-quinone oxidoreductase subunit I, which yields MLKFLKQVGDYAKEAVQAGRYIGQGLSVTFDHMRRRPITVQYPYEKLIPGERFRGRIHFEFDKCISCEVCVRVCPINLPVVDWEFDKASKKKKLNHYSIDFGVCIFCGNCVEYCPTNCLSMTEDYELSTYDRHELNYDNVALGRLPYKVTNDPMVTPLRELVYLPKGVMEPHDLPADAPRPGARPEDLVEQTEK from the coding sequence ATGTTAAAGTTCCTGAAGCAAGTTGGCGATTATGCCAAGGAAGCAGTACAAGCTGGTCGTTACATTGGTCAAGGGTTATCTGTAACCTTTGACCACATGCGTCGGCGGCCAATTACTGTACAGTACCCTTACGAAAAATTAATTCCTGGTGAACGTTTTCGCGGCAGAATTCACTTTGAATTTGATAAATGTATCTCTTGTGAAGTGTGCGTGCGCGTTTGCCCCATTAACTTACCTGTAGTTGATTGGGAATTCGATAAAGCCAGCAAGAAGAAAAAGCTCAATCACTACAGTATTGACTTTGGAGTTTGTATCTTCTGCGGTAACTGTGTGGAATATTGCCCAACCAACTGTCTTTCCATGACAGAAGATTACGAGCTATCCACTTATGATCGCCATGAGTTGAACTATGATAACGTGGCTTTGGGGCGTTTACCATACAAGGTAACCAACGACCCAATGGTGACACCACTGCGCGAATTAGTTTATCTGCCTAAAGGTGTCATGGAACCCCACGATCTACCTGCTGATGCTCCCCGTCCTGGTGCGCGTCCAGAAGACCTGGTAGAACAAACAGAAAAATAA
- a CDS encoding response regulator has protein sequence MSTTPIGSYRLFQKLHPLSLLAQLTSRHATGCLRVYTETISWSIYLTDGKLTYASHSDKVFERLDNHLRRLSQQIPALNSATRVQMRLMFETMSENQSISHSDYQAICWLVDQDYLSPKQAGTLIEDLAKDVLEPFLALKEGSYEFNSEATLDGLPKFCSLDLRLIVEHCQKQIRNRQNIQSQSPLPPATTSSPMIPGTQVAQNQPQPQIQFGQQLSNQNNFARPEEKKNTFVQKRVTKGLYTIACIDDSQTVLNSIKHFLDEETFSVVLINDPVKALMQILRSKPDLILLDVEMPNLDGYELCSLLRRHSQFKDTPIVMVTGRTGFIDRAKAKMVRSSGYLTKPFTQSELLKMVFKHIG, from the coding sequence ATGAGCACAACTCCTATAGGTAGCTACAGGTTGTTCCAGAAACTACATCCGCTATCGCTGTTGGCACAGCTAACCAGCCGCCATGCTACAGGATGCTTAAGGGTATATACGGAAACAATATCCTGGTCAATATATTTAACAGACGGTAAACTTACTTACGCCTCTCATTCAGATAAAGTTTTTGAAAGGCTAGACAATCATTTGCGGCGCTTGAGTCAGCAGATTCCGGCGCTCAACAGTGCTACTCGCGTACAGATGCGGCTAATGTTTGAAACGATGAGTGAAAATCAATCGATTTCACACTCAGATTATCAAGCAATCTGCTGGCTGGTAGATCAAGATTATCTTAGCCCTAAACAGGCAGGAACTCTCATCGAAGATTTAGCTAAAGATGTACTGGAACCATTTTTAGCCTTAAAGGAAGGCAGTTATGAATTTAACTCAGAAGCTACCTTAGATGGATTACCGAAGTTTTGTAGCTTGGATTTGCGGTTAATAGTCGAACACTGCCAAAAGCAGATTAGAAATCGGCAAAATATTCAGTCACAGTCACCACTACCTCCTGCGACTACAAGTTCACCAATGATACCTGGGACACAGGTAGCACAAAATCAGCCACAACCTCAAATCCAGTTTGGGCAGCAATTATCTAATCAAAACAATTTTGCACGTCCTGAAGAAAAAAAGAATACATTTGTTCAAAAACGTGTTACTAAAGGGCTGTATACAATTGCTTGTATTGATGATAGCCAGACTGTGCTAAATTCCATCAAACACTTTTTGGACGAAGAAACATTTTCTGTTGTGCTGATTAACGATCCAGTAAAAGCTTTAATGCAAATACTGCGGAGTAAACCTGATTTAATTCTACTAGACGTGGAAATGCCTAATTTAGATGGCTATGAGTTGTGTTCCTTACTGCGGAGACACTCACAGTTTAAGGATACGCCGATTGTGATGGTAACTGGCAGAACAGGATTTATTGACAGAGCCAAGGCAAAAATGGTGAGATCTTCGGGTTATTTAACCAAACCTTTTACACAATCGGAACTACTAAAAATGGTTTTTAAACATATCGGTTAA
- a CDS encoding bifunctional oligoribonuclease/PAP phosphatase NrnA: MQSNSSLMQFESLSLTTEPNQEDAEIDPVPVEVPLAKTSLPPSASDGGIYLIQRNNSLVSQKSEELQKTLLAHRHERQLIILQDFPDPDALSCAWAYQLIAQQYDIKCEIIYAGTLSHQENIALVKLTNLPAQRWTLQNIKSKDLSSYHGFILIDNQGTTSQLLSAVQQAGIPLVAVIDHHSVQADLKPEFIDVRPYVRATATIFTQYLQSGLLTLDSSINQHVKCATALMHGLRSDTNRLMQAQEEDFMAAAYLSRFYDAQLLNAILQANRSKRVMDVIERALKNRIVQNNFSIAGVGYLRYDDRDAIPQAADFLVTEENVHTAVVYGIVHDEDDELEVVIGSLRTTKLTLDPDEFIKEAFGQDSNGRFFGGGRTGAGGFEIPMGFLSGGNENSAYARMKWEVFDTQIKQKLLKLVNPKDNPIQSE, translated from the coding sequence ATGCAATCGAATTCTTCCTTGATGCAGTTTGAGAGTTTATCATTGACCACAGAGCCGAACCAAGAGGATGCTGAAATAGACCCAGTGCCTGTTGAGGTGCCACTTGCTAAAACCTCCTTACCACCATCGGCAAGTGACGGAGGTATTTATCTAATTCAGCGTAATAATTCTCTGGTGTCTCAAAAGTCAGAGGAACTGCAAAAAACTCTATTAGCACACCGACACGAGCGTCAGCTGATCATCTTACAAGACTTTCCTGACCCTGATGCCCTCTCTTGTGCGTGGGCATACCAGTTAATCGCCCAGCAATACGATATCAAGTGTGAAATTATTTATGCTGGGACTTTAAGCCACCAAGAGAACATTGCCTTAGTCAAGCTTACAAATCTACCTGCCCAGCGTTGGACACTGCAAAATATTAAAAGTAAAGACTTGTCATCTTACCACGGTTTCATATTAATTGATAACCAAGGCACCACAAGTCAACTATTGTCGGCGGTGCAGCAAGCAGGAATACCACTAGTTGCAGTCATTGACCATCACAGCGTACAAGCGGATCTCAAACCCGAATTTATTGATGTCCGTCCTTATGTACGAGCAACAGCAACAATTTTCACTCAGTACCTACAATCGGGATTACTGACCTTAGATAGCAGCATCAATCAGCATGTTAAATGTGCCACAGCCTTGATGCATGGCTTGCGATCGGATACAAATCGACTGATGCAAGCACAAGAAGAAGATTTTATGGCTGCTGCATATCTGAGTCGATTTTATGATGCCCAGTTGCTAAACGCCATTTTACAGGCGAATCGTTCCAAGCGGGTAATGGATGTAATTGAGCGAGCGCTCAAAAATCGCATCGTGCAAAATAACTTTTCCATCGCTGGTGTTGGTTATTTACGTTATGATGACCGCGATGCCATCCCCCAAGCAGCAGATTTCCTTGTTACTGAAGAAAATGTTCACACCGCTGTAGTTTACGGTATTGTTCACGATGAAGATGATGAATTAGAAGTAGTTATTGGTTCTTTGAGAACCACTAAACTAACCCTCGATCCTGATGAATTCATCAAAGAAGCCTTTGGACAAGATAGTAATGGGCGCTTTTTTGGCGGTGGTAGAACAGGCGCAGGCGGCTTTGAAATTCCTATGGGATTTTTATCTGGCGGTAACGAAAATTCAGCTTATGCAAGAATGAAATGGGAAGTTTTCGACACCCAAATCAAGCAAAAATTACTGAAATTAGTCAATCCTAAGGATAACCCAATTCAGTCAGAGTAA
- a CDS encoding citrate synthase produces the protein MSVCEYKPGLEGIPAAQSSISYVDGQKGILEYRGIRIEELAAKSTFLETAYLLIWGELPSKEELTAFEEEVRLHRRIKYRIRDMMKCFPESGHPMDALQASAAALGLFYSLRDLHNPAYIRDSVVRLIATIPTMVAAFQLMRKGNDPVRPRDDLDYSANFLYMLDEKEPDPLAAKIFDICLILHVEHTMNASTFSARVTASTLTDPYAVVASAVGTLGGPLHGGANEEVIQMLEEIGSVANVRPYVEDLMQRKAKIMGFGHRVYKVKDPRATILQNLAEQLFSKFGEDKYYEIAQEMERVVAEKLGHKGIYPNVDFYSGLVYRKMGIPTDLFTPIFAIARVAGWLAHWKEQLEENRIFRPTQVYNGRHEAPYIPIDQR, from the coding sequence ATGTCGGTGTGCGAATATAAGCCCGGGTTGGAAGGCATTCCTGCTGCCCAATCCAGTATCAGCTATGTTGACGGGCAAAAGGGAATACTAGAATATCGTGGCATCCGGATTGAGGAGTTAGCAGCAAAAAGTACTTTTTTGGAAACTGCTTATCTTCTAATTTGGGGTGAATTGCCAAGTAAAGAAGAACTAACAGCATTTGAGGAGGAAGTTCGTCTCCACAGACGAATCAAATATCGCATCCGGGACATGATGAAATGCTTTCCCGAAAGCGGACACCCTATGGATGCTCTACAAGCCTCAGCTGCTGCATTAGGCCTTTTCTATTCTCTTCGGGATTTACATAATCCCGCCTACATTCGAGATTCTGTAGTGCGCTTAATCGCTACTATTCCCACAATGGTAGCGGCGTTCCAGTTGATGCGGAAAGGAAATGACCCCGTGCGCCCACGGGATGATTTAGATTACTCCGCCAACTTTCTGTATATGCTCGACGAGAAAGAACCCGATCCGTTGGCAGCGAAAATTTTTGATATTTGCTTGATACTTCATGTCGAGCATACGATGAATGCTTCTACCTTTAGCGCTAGAGTGACGGCTTCTACCCTCACAGATCCCTATGCCGTGGTTGCAAGCGCTGTGGGAACCTTGGGTGGCCCATTGCATGGTGGCGCAAATGAAGAAGTCATTCAAATGCTAGAAGAAATTGGCTCTGTAGCTAATGTTCGTCCCTACGTTGAAGATCTCATGCAGCGCAAAGCGAAAATTATGGGCTTTGGGCATCGCGTGTATAAGGTGAAAGACCCCAGAGCCACGATTTTGCAAAACTTGGCAGAGCAACTGTTTTCCAAATTTGGCGAAGACAAGTACTATGAAATCGCCCAAGAGATGGAACGGGTAGTAGCCGAAAAATTAGGTCACAAAGGGATTTATCCTAACGTTGACTTTTACTCTGGATTGGTGTATAGAAAGATGGGCATTCCCACCGACTTATTTACACCAATTTTTGCGATCGCCCGTGTTGCTGGTTGGCTAGCTCACTGGAAAGAACAGCTAGAAGAAAACCGGATTTTCCGTCCCACTCAGGTTTACAATGGTCGGCATGAAGCTCCTTATATCCCCATTGACCAACGCTAA
- a CDS encoding NAD(+) kinase translates to MQLKQVIIAYKARDAQSKRWAEICAKQLENRQCHVLMGPSGPKDNPYPVFLASAGQPIDLALVLGGDGTVLTGARHLAPAGIPILGVNVGGHLGFLTESVEEFQDTEKVWDRLFEDRYAIQRRMMLQAAVFEGYGPNLEPVSERYLALNEFCVKPASADRMITSILEMEIDGEVVDQYVGDGLIISTPTGSTGYTVSANGPIMHDGMEAITITPICPMSLSSRPLVLPPGSVVSIWPLGDYDLSTKLWTDGVLATSIWPGHRVDVRMADCRAKFIILRENNSYYQTLREKLLWAGTRVRYSNNHRN, encoded by the coding sequence GTGCAACTCAAGCAGGTAATCATTGCTTATAAGGCACGGGATGCCCAAAGTAAACGTTGGGCAGAAATCTGTGCTAAACAACTAGAAAATCGCCAGTGTCATGTGTTGATGGGGCCTAGCGGCCCAAAAGATAACCCTTATCCGGTATTCTTAGCCTCCGCAGGTCAACCAATTGATCTGGCATTGGTACTTGGTGGTGATGGCACTGTATTAACAGGTGCCAGACATCTTGCTCCAGCTGGCATCCCTATTCTGGGAGTGAATGTGGGAGGTCATCTGGGGTTCCTAACTGAGTCCGTTGAAGAATTTCAAGATACAGAAAAAGTTTGGGATCGGCTATTTGAGGATCGCTATGCTATCCAGCGGCGAATGATGTTGCAAGCGGCAGTTTTTGAGGGTTATGGCCCGAATTTAGAACCAGTCAGCGAACGCTACCTGGCTTTGAATGAATTCTGTGTCAAACCCGCTTCTGCCGATCGCATGATTACCTCAATTTTGGAAATGGAAATTGATGGTGAGGTAGTCGATCAATATGTTGGCGATGGATTAATTATTTCTACTCCCACGGGTTCCACTGGTTACACCGTTTCCGCCAATGGCCCAATTATGCACGATGGTATGGAAGCGATTACCATCACTCCCATTTGCCCCATGAGTCTTTCTAGCCGTCCCCTAGTGTTACCCCCTGGATCTGTGGTCAGTATTTGGCCTTTGGGGGATTATGATTTGAGTACTAAGCTTTGGACAGATGGGGTTTTAGCTACTTCAATTTGGCCAGGACACCGTGTTGATGTGCGGATGGCTGATTGTCGGGCTAAATTTATTATTTTGCGGGAGAACAATTCATATTATCAAACGTTGCGAGAGAAGTTACTTTGGGCAGGTACTAGGGTTCGCTACAGTAATAATCACC
- a CDS encoding HNH endonuclease yields MGKVLVLNASYEPLNITSWRRAAVLLIKGKAERIEHNGKFLYSDFPLPTVIRLRHYVRVPYKEIPLTRRNILHRDGHTCQYCGYTGDELTLDHVIPRSRGGGDSWENIVTACVRCNVKKGSRTPHEAHMFLRHPPRQPYSSLYFEVSRHLKSGLHQEWQKYVIGL; encoded by the coding sequence ATGGGTAAGGTTTTAGTCCTCAATGCCTCTTACGAACCGCTCAATATCACAAGTTGGCGACGGGCTGCGGTTTTGTTAATCAAGGGCAAGGCAGAACGCATCGAACATAACGGTAAATTCCTGTACTCGGATTTTCCACTGCCAACAGTAATCCGGTTACGTCATTATGTGCGCGTTCCCTATAAAGAAATTCCTCTCACTCGCAGAAATATCTTGCACCGCGATGGACATACTTGCCAATATTGCGGTTATACAGGGGACGAGTTAACTCTAGATCATGTCATTCCGCGATCGCGTGGTGGTGGAGATAGCTGGGAAAATATTGTAACAGCTTGTGTGCGTTGTAACGTAAAAAAAGGCAGTCGCACACCTCATGAAGCCCATATGTTTTTACGCCATCCTCCTCGCCAACCATACAGCAGTCTCTATTTTGAAGTGAGCAGGCATCTAAAGAGCGGATTGCATCAAGAGTGGCAAAAATATGTGATAGGTCTTTGA
- the sixA gene encoding phosphohistidine phosphatase SixA yields the protein MELYLIRHGIAQERTADIKDEERVLTKEGRQKTEKVAERIVKLGLEFDLIVTSPLARARQTAEILSAAGLSSQVEESHHLTPDGNIDNWVKQWLEPRNYAPNTRLAVVGHEPCLSQWAEILLWGEVKAGLVLKKAGMIGIKLPEIGSPLGRSQMFWLTPPKYLL from the coding sequence ATGGAATTATATCTGATTCGTCATGGTATAGCCCAAGAGAGGACTGCTGATATTAAAGATGAAGAGCGAGTTCTTACCAAAGAAGGAAGACAAAAAACAGAAAAAGTTGCGGAACGTATAGTAAAGTTGGGTTTGGAGTTTGATTTAATTGTTACCAGCCCCTTAGCTAGGGCGCGACAAACAGCAGAGATTTTGAGTGCAGCCGGATTAAGTTCTCAGGTAGAAGAATCTCATCACCTTACACCTGATGGTAATATCGATAATTGGGTGAAACAGTGGTTAGAGCCAAGAAATTATGCCCCAAATACCCGACTTGCCGTAGTGGGACACGAACCTTGTTTGAGCCAATGGGCAGAAATTCTTCTTTGGGGGGAAGTCAAAGCAGGTTTAGTCTTGAAAAAAGCAGGTATGATCGGGATAAAACTACCAGAAATAGGCTCTCCCCTGGGTCGTAGTCAGATGTTTTGGTTGACACCACCCAAGTACTTGCTTTAA
- the nuoK gene encoding NADH-quinone oxidoreductase subunit NuoK: MQLQYFLLLAAALFCIGIYGLITSRNAVRVLMSIELLLNAVNLNLMAFSNFLDSTLIKGQVFTVFVITVAAAEAAVGLAIVLAIYRNRDTVDMEQFNLLKW, from the coding sequence ATGCAACTCCAGTACTTTTTATTACTTGCAGCTGCTTTATTTTGTATAGGCATCTACGGTTTGATTACCAGCCGCAACGCTGTGCGGGTACTAATGTCAATCGAGTTGCTGCTGAATGCTGTTAATTTGAATTTAATGGCATTTTCCAACTTCTTGGACTCAACATTAATTAAAGGTCAAGTGTTCACAGTTTTTGTGATCACCGTGGCCGCAGCCGAGGCGGCGGTAGGTTTAGCGATCGTGCTTGCCATTTATCGCAACCGTGATACCGTCGATATGGAGCAGTTTAATCTCCTGAAGTGGTAA